A DNA window from Equus quagga isolate Etosha38 chromosome 21, UCLA_HA_Equagga_1.0, whole genome shotgun sequence contains the following coding sequences:
- the CGGBP1 gene encoding CGG triplet repeat-binding protein 1 produces MERFVVTAPPARNRSKTALYVTPLDRVTEFGGELHEDGGKLFCTSCNVVLNHVRKSAISDHLKSKTHTKRKAEFEEQNVRKKQRPLTASLQCNSTAQTEKVSVIQDFVKMCLEANIPLEKADHPAVRAFLSRHVKNGGSIPKSDQLRRAYLPDGYENENQLLNSQDC; encoded by the coding sequence ATGGAGAGATTTGTAGTAACAGCACCACCTGCTCGAAACCGTTCTAAGACTGCTTTGTATGTGACTCCCCTGGATCGAGTCACGGAGTTTGGAGGCGAGCTGCACGAAGATGGAGGAAAACTCTTCTGCACTTCTTGCAATGTGGTTCTGAATCATGTTCGCAAGTCTGCCATTAGTGACCACCTCAAGTCAAAGACTCATACCAAGAGGAAGGCAGAATTTGAAGAGCAGAATGTGAGAAAGAAGCAGAGGCCCCTAACTGCATCGCTTCAGTGCAACAGTACTGCGCAAACCGAGAAAGTCAGTGTTATCCAGGACTTTGTGAAAATGTGCCTGGAGGCCAACATCCCACTTGAGAAGGCTGATCACCCAGCCGTCCGTGCTTTCCTGTCTCGCCACGTGAAGAATGGAGGCTCCATACCTAAGTCAGACCAGCTGAGGAGAGCATATCTGCCTGATGGATACGAGAATGAGAATCAGCTCCTCAACTCACAAGATTGTTGA